A stretch of Chitinophaga caeni DNA encodes these proteins:
- a CDS encoding SPFH domain-containing protein, which translates to MESNKFFKSFFGAIATLLVLVAAGLYGCPKYNVWQQQLAGEAELKRAEQNRKIAIQEAEAKRESAKSLAEAEVIRAQGVAKANQIIGESLKNNEVYLHYLWLEHLEKANVVYIPTEAGLPIMEAGRGLGRNAAPANK; encoded by the coding sequence ATGGAATCCAACAAATTTTTTAAATCATTTTTTGGCGCCATCGCGACCTTGTTAGTGCTGGTTGCTGCTGGACTATACGGCTGCCCGAAGTATAATGTATGGCAACAACAGCTTGCCGGTGAAGCAGAATTGAAACGCGCCGAACAAAACCGTAAAATCGCGATCCAGGAAGCTGAAGCCAAGCGGGAAAGCGCTAAATCGCTGGCTGAGGCAGAGGTGATCCGCGCGCAAGGTGTTGCCAAAGCAAACCAAATTATCGGTGAAAGCTTGAAGAATAATGAAGTGTACCTGCATTACCTCTGGTTGGAACACCTCGAAAAAGCCAACGTGGTGTATATTCCAACGGAAGCAGGATTACCCATTATGGAAGCGGGTAGGGGATTAGGCAGAAATGCTGCACCAGCCAATAAATAA
- the miaA gene encoding tRNA (adenosine(37)-N6)-dimethylallyltransferase MiaA: protein MERKKNTVIVVAGPTAAGKTAMAIRLAQLLQTEIISADSRQCYRELSIGTAKPSPEELAAVHHYFINSHSIKEEVNAGTYEQLALGYAAEIFQKRPVAVVCGGTGLYIKAFCEGMDAMPKVPAETRERIRRQYEVYGIDWLQSEIKQKDAAFFEVGEIQNPQRLMRALEIIESTGQSILSFRKSNPVERDFNILKVGVTLPKTLLHENIHLRVDKMMDAGLVEEVRSVQDYRQHNALQTVGYTEIFNYFDGKLSIDEAVEQIKTHTRQYAKRQLTWFRKDTAYHWFDAREPGKVLEFVKSEL, encoded by the coding sequence ATGGAAAGAAAGAAAAATACGGTGATCGTGGTAGCCGGGCCAACCGCAGCCGGGAAAACGGCCATGGCCATCCGTTTGGCGCAACTGTTACAAACGGAAATCATCTCCGCAGATTCCAGGCAATGTTACCGCGAACTCAGTATCGGAACGGCAAAGCCTAGCCCGGAAGAACTCGCCGCGGTGCACCATTATTTCATCAACTCCCATTCTATCAAGGAAGAAGTAAATGCGGGCACTTACGAGCAGTTAGCCCTGGGCTACGCGGCTGAAATATTTCAAAAGCGGCCTGTTGCCGTGGTTTGCGGTGGCACGGGTTTGTATATAAAAGCTTTTTGTGAAGGGATGGACGCCATGCCGAAAGTTCCTGCTGAAACTAGGGAGCGCATCCGCCGGCAATACGAAGTGTACGGTATCGATTGGCTACAGTCTGAAATCAAGCAAAAAGATGCGGCATTTTTCGAGGTTGGAGAGATACAGAATCCGCAGCGCTTGATGCGTGCATTGGAAATCATTGAAAGTACAGGGCAATCTATTTTGAGTTTCAGGAAATCTAACCCTGTTGAAAGAGATTTCAATATACTGAAAGTGGGTGTTACGTTGCCGAAAACATTATTACATGAAAATATTCACCTGCGAGTAGATAAAATGATGGATGCTGGTTTGGTTGAGGAAGTCCGATCGGTACAGGATTATAGGCAACATAATGCATTACAAACGGTGGGTTATACCGAGATTTTTAATTATTTCGATGGCAAACTTTCCATTGATGAAGCGGTGGAACAAATTAAAACCCATACCCGTCAATATGCAAAACGTCAACTGACTTGGTTCAGGAAAGATACCGCTTACCATTGGTTCGATGCCAGGGAACCGGGGAAGGTGCTGGAATTTGTTAAATCAGAGTTATAA
- a CDS encoding IS1096 element passenger TnpR family protein, whose amino-acid sequence MPVLKFRVYWEEDESVYRDISIKPDQSFFQLHQAILTAFEFDSKHKASFFRSNDNWQRGREIIIEADDIQRVAEPLIMVETTIGSAVKAPNQKFIYLYDYAKQWTFLVELIGVSKDENIKLSYPVCVRKEGLAPSQYGTKGIIGNDKLVEMEEKYDLNREGMDADGFGEEGEDGISDEGSDGGESNDDSY is encoded by the coding sequence ATGCCGGTATTGAAATTCAGAGTTTACTGGGAAGAAGATGAAAGTGTTTATAGAGACATCAGCATTAAACCTGATCAAAGTTTCTTTCAATTGCATCAAGCTATCTTGACAGCCTTTGAATTTGACAGTAAACACAAAGCTTCGTTTTTCAGGAGTAACGACAATTGGCAACGCGGCCGCGAAATTATTATTGAAGCTGATGACATCCAAAGGGTGGCAGAACCCCTTATCATGGTTGAAACGACTATCGGCTCGGCCGTAAAAGCGCCTAACCAGAAATTTATCTACCTGTATGATTATGCCAAGCAATGGACTTTCTTGGTAGAATTAATCGGCGTATCAAAGGATGAAAACATTAAATTGTCATACCCGGTATGTGTACGTAAGGAAGGGCTTGCCCCCAGCCAATACGGAACAAAGGGCATCATCGGCAACGATAAACTGGTGGAGATGGAAGAAAAATACGATCTTAACCGTGAAGGGATGGACGCTGACGGCTTCGGGGAAGAAGGTGAAGATGGCATTTCTGATGAAGGCAGCGACGGGGGTGAAAGCAACGATGACTCATATTAA
- a CDS encoding CCA tRNA nucleotidyltransferase: MRFDIPVSPKERTLFELVAMAAGEKKMPTYIVGGFVRDKLLNRNTKDIDFVCIGDGIDLANALADKLEPRPNVNFFKTFGTAQIKWFDFELEFVGARKESYNRDSRKPMVAPGTLEDDQNRRDFTINAMAISLNPSNYGHLVDPFNGMQALEDQVIRTPLEPGQTFSDDPLRMMRAIRFASQLNFKIDPATFQSIKENAARIKIISQERITDEFNKIMLSPKPSLGLDLLYKAGLLKLIFPAMIDLVGVEMVEGKGHKDNFYHTLQVVDNISKNTKDLWLRWAALLHDIGKPATKRFEVGHGWTFHGHDAVGGKMVPKIFSKFKLPMTEKMRFVKKLVELHLRPISLTKENITDSAIRRLLFDAGDDIGSLMMLCEADITSKNKAKVKRHLENFEMVRSRLKEVEEKDRVRNWQPPITGELIMEVFNLPPGRIVGDLKNAIREAILDGEISNNYEEAYQFMLEKARAFNLTPVK, from the coding sequence ATGCGTTTCGATATACCTGTTTCACCGAAAGAAAGAACCTTATTCGAGCTGGTAGCAATGGCTGCCGGGGAGAAAAAAATGCCTACCTATATCGTGGGCGGCTTCGTTAGGGATAAGTTGCTGAACAGGAATACCAAGGATATTGATTTCGTGTGTATTGGCGATGGAATCGACCTGGCAAATGCCCTGGCCGACAAGTTGGAACCGAGGCCCAATGTAAATTTCTTTAAAACCTTCGGTACGGCCCAGATAAAATGGTTCGATTTTGAACTGGAATTCGTGGGCGCCCGCAAGGAAAGCTATAACCGCGATTCGCGGAAACCCATGGTGGCCCCGGGCACCTTGGAAGATGACCAGAACCGCCGCGATTTCACGATCAACGCGATGGCAATAAGCCTCAACCCGAGCAATTACGGTCACCTGGTTGACCCTTTTAATGGAATGCAGGCACTGGAAGACCAGGTGATCCGCACCCCCCTGGAACCCGGCCAAACCTTCAGCGATGATCCGCTTAGAATGATGCGGGCTATCAGGTTCGCATCCCAACTTAATTTCAAGATCGACCCGGCTACTTTTCAATCGATCAAGGAAAATGCCGCGAGGATCAAGATCATTTCCCAGGAGCGCATTACCGACGAGTTTAACAAGATCATGCTCTCCCCCAAGCCTTCCCTCGGGCTCGACTTATTATACAAGGCGGGTTTATTGAAGTTGATTTTCCCGGCCATGATCGACCTGGTTGGAGTAGAAATGGTAGAAGGTAAAGGGCATAAGGATAATTTCTACCACACGTTGCAGGTTGTTGATAATATTTCTAAAAATACCAAGGACTTATGGTTGCGTTGGGCTGCCCTTTTGCACGACATCGGCAAACCGGCCACCAAGCGTTTCGAGGTTGGCCATGGATGGACTTTCCACGGGCATGATGCCGTAGGCGGAAAGATGGTGCCCAAGATTTTCTCGAAGTTCAAACTCCCGATGACCGAAAAAATGCGCTTTGTTAAGAAATTAGTAGAATTGCATTTGCGCCCGATCAGCTTGACAAAGGAGAATATAACGGATTCGGCTATACGTAGATTATTGTTTGATGCAGGGGATGATATTGGCTCGTTGATGATGCTCTGCGAAGCGGACATTACATCGAAAAATAAGGCTAAAGTGAAAAGGCACCTGGAGAATTTCGAAATGGTTAGGAGCAGGTTGAAGGAAGTAGAGGAAAAAGATCGCGTCCGCAATTGGCAACCTCCCATTACGGGAGAATTGATCATGGAAGTATTTAATTTGCCTCCCGGCAGGATCGTCGGTGATTTGAAAAATGCGATCCGCGAAGCTATACTGGATGGGGAAATAAGTAATAATTACGAAGAGGCTTACCAATTCATGTTGGAAAAAGCAAGGGCATTTAACTTGACCCCTGTTAAATAA
- a CDS encoding L-threonylcarbamoyladenylate synthase produces the protein MDFEKDIVNCLQVLRQGGTILYPTDTIWGIGADATDEMAVRKVYELKQRDEKKSLVILLTDHRDLKHYIANPPHDIDSIIGGFDRPTTVIYQGAIHLAPNVINEDGTVAIRFVRDTFCRHLVKRLRKPLVSTSANISGQASPENFAAVSSEIKKGVDYVVEYRQDDTEKHPPSRIIKLHQSGDFEVIRP, from the coding sequence ATGGATTTCGAAAAGGATATCGTGAATTGTTTGCAAGTTTTAAGGCAAGGTGGTACTATTTTATACCCTACTGATACCATTTGGGGCATCGGCGCCGATGCTACCGATGAGATGGCTGTACGCAAGGTGTATGAACTCAAACAACGGGACGAAAAAAAGAGCTTGGTCATCCTGCTGACCGATCACCGCGATCTCAAACATTACATCGCGAATCCCCCGCATGATATCGATTCCATTATCGGCGGCTTTGACCGGCCTACCACCGTTATTTACCAGGGCGCCATCCACCTGGCTCCTAATGTCATCAATGAAGACGGTACGGTAGCTATCCGCTTCGTCCGAGATACCTTTTGCCGCCACCTTGTAAAAAGGTTGCGCAAGCCCCTGGTCTCCACTTCCGCTAATATCAGCGGGCAGGCATCCCCGGAGAATTTCGCCGCAGTATCTTCCGAAATTAAAAAAGGGGTGGATTACGTCGTGGAATACCGGCAAGATGATACGGAAAAACACCCGCCATCTAGGATTATCAAACTGCACCAATCCGGTGATTTTGAGGTAATTAGACCCTAA
- a CDS encoding 2,3,4,5-tetrahydropyridine-2,6-dicarboxylate N-succinyltransferase, with product MELKELILAAWNDRALLQDNTYSDAVRAVIESVDKGHLRVAEPTANGWQVNEWVKQAILMYFAIQPMETMSLPPFEFHDKMKLKTNYKELGVRVVPHAVARYGAYIAKGAILMPSYVNIGAYVDEGTMVDTWATVGSCAQIGKHVHLSGGVGIGGVLEPLQASPVIIEDGVFVGSRCIVVEGVHVEKEAVLGANVVLTQSTKIIDVSGETPVEYKGRVPARSVVIPGSYTKKFPAGDYQVSCALIIGQRKASTDLKTSLNDTLREFNVAV from the coding sequence ATGGAATTAAAAGAATTGATACTAGCTGCATGGAACGACAGGGCTTTGTTGCAAGACAATACCTACTCCGACGCGGTGAGGGCTGTAATAGAATCGGTAGACAAGGGACATTTACGCGTGGCAGAGCCAACGGCGAACGGCTGGCAGGTAAATGAATGGGTAAAACAGGCGATCCTGATGTATTTCGCCATTCAACCCATGGAAACGATGTCATTGCCCCCCTTTGAATTTCATGATAAAATGAAATTGAAAACCAATTATAAAGAATTGGGTGTTCGCGTGGTACCCCATGCCGTGGCACGCTACGGCGCGTACATTGCGAAGGGCGCTATCTTGATGCCTTCTTATGTTAATATCGGCGCTTATGTTGACGAGGGAACGATGGTAGATACCTGGGCAACGGTCGGTTCTTGCGCCCAGATCGGGAAACATGTACACCTGAGCGGTGGCGTGGGTATCGGCGGCGTATTGGAGCCGTTACAAGCCAGCCCGGTAATCATTGAAGACGGTGTTTTCGTGGGGAGCCGTTGTATCGTGGTAGAAGGCGTTCACGTTGAAAAAGAAGCCGTATTAGGCGCCAACGTGGTATTGACGCAATCCACTAAGATCATCGATGTGAGTGGCGAAACCCCGGTAGAATACAAGGGTAGGGTACCGGCGCGCAGCGTGGTGATCCCCGGTTCTTACACGAAGAAATTCCCGGCAGGTGATTACCAGGTAAGTTGCGCGTTGATCATCGGTCAACGTAAAGCATCTACGGATTTGAAAACGAGCTTAAACGATACGTTGAGAGAATTCAATGTTGCCGTTTAA
- a CDS encoding terpene synthase family protein produces the protein MSSIISHEALVAKLKHLPQPKYPWPNSIHPNFLEARQSYYAWIDRDYKFQSESARKKHKSHNLTDLAARGFPYLRTLEELRPVASYAANGAMMDDYFDRCSRQEMLGIVQHIMALLKGEETEEPINNGFLRQWWVLRQDALQCDIPASIYRRFIDTIADTFNGYAEEKAYYAANIIPPLAVYTLIREATSGAVPFCKYVCMQKDYRRLPDAILNHPHLLRIEVICALLIGMHNDFISLPKELMRPGDTMNIVKVFQNEHKMPLEEAYMAALAHHDNYLKEFLVLQQHLPRFDDEWKNMVAEYVEDLGIMVSGVYAWHTNDTTRYVPGGYVEGEFGG, from the coding sequence GCCGAATTCAATCCATCCAAATTTTCTTGAAGCGAGGCAATCATATTATGCATGGATTGACCGCGATTACAAGTTTCAAAGTGAATCAGCCCGTAAAAAACATAAAAGTCATAACCTGACGGATCTGGCGGCCCGCGGATTCCCCTACTTACGTACCCTCGAAGAGCTTCGTCCCGTAGCTAGTTACGCGGCGAACGGGGCCATGATGGATGACTATTTCGATCGTTGTTCCCGGCAGGAAATGCTTGGCATCGTGCAACACATCATGGCGCTATTAAAAGGAGAGGAAACCGAAGAGCCGATCAACAATGGATTCTTGCGCCAATGGTGGGTGCTACGGCAAGATGCGCTTCAATGCGACATCCCGGCGAGCATTTACCGAAGATTCATAGATACCATCGCGGATACATTCAACGGTTATGCCGAAGAGAAAGCCTATTATGCTGCCAATATAATCCCACCGCTGGCCGTATATACATTGATCAGGGAGGCTACCAGCGGCGCTGTTCCCTTTTGCAAGTATGTATGTATGCAGAAAGATTATCGCCGCTTACCCGATGCCATTCTAAATCATCCGCACCTACTCCGTATAGAGGTTATTTGTGCCCTGCTGATCGGGATGCACAATGATTTCATCTCCTTGCCGAAAGAACTCATGAGGCCCGGCGATACGATGAACATCGTGAAAGTATTCCAAAACGAGCATAAAATGCCATTGGAAGAAGCTTATATGGCAGCGCTGGCGCATCATGATAATTATTTGAAGGAGTTCCTGGTACTGCAACAACATTTACCACGATTTGATGACGAATGGAAAAACATGGTAGCAGAATATGTGGAAGACCTCGGTATAATGGTTTCCGGTGTTTATGCTTGGCATACTAATGACACAACAAGGTATGTTCCGGGAGGTTATGTAGAGGGTGAGTTTGGGGGGTGA